The DNA region tatttattttattatgtgtttgtattttacaaatgtgatgcagtattcatttatatcgtatattttatgttgtataactttagttcctatgtgaatattagttcctatttgttttgttgtggtaggagggttttgtaatgaacacgtgttggttattattatagcagagaagacaacagtaaattaacaaagacaagtcaactgtggcccaatctaccactcaagagatctgatggactcaaaaaatgggttacgattgcatattagtttgaaaatcgaccggatccaccgtatttttacacgagtgacttccggtctgcccggtctgctagctagtagtattgacgcaggagggccgcgtctcgcgtcaaataataaactctgccgttcttttcgcgtgcatcgcgttgagccgcttctgggacgcgtctaacacgtggccgcactgcgactggtgtgcattggctgattgactttaacggccacgtttcactgcgttctcgcggcggccacgttgtcgcgccgttgacgtttcttactgtcctaccgtgttggtcctcattatagtagagaagacggagtaaatataatctacacaaaagaaagtgtaacctgatcgactcacagcctcgaaaagtaagggttacattacgtcagaaactcgttcggtacgactccgttccgaaccgagcacaaagtaccgaaacggttcaatatgaATACAtgcaccgttacacccttaataaacacgctggagttaactctcgtggctggtgggaaacgttcatgactgtgtttactaacctttaattttgtataaatgcaaaatcatattggaggtattgcctccttgacagccaccctccgcaaacatgttttacatgtcgattGGCCCTCCTTCTCTAAACCGCGACGGTAGTTGATTCTGACTCTGAACCCGACCCTGTGCCATTGGTATTTGATTCCTCCACTAGCGAGGACGAGATTGAGCCAATGCCCTCAGTGGATGAGACCATGGACTCTTGACGGGTCGGTGGATTAGTAGCCCTTGGTGGGCTCAATTCTTTGGGACTTCTGGAGCTGTTGGAGCCCGTCCCTTGAGAGGGGGGTTCTGTCACGTGCGCTCAACGTGCGCTGATGTTGTAACGCTTGGCAGGGCAGGATGAGCGCATAAAAGGCAAAAAAAGGAAGCAGACGTCCACCCATGCACTTTTAATAGTCAAAAATAACTCCAGctcaaccactcgtcactcggagcgcagcggtacgcacacacgcgttcccagaCGAACTCCCACAACACAAGTAAGCAATAACAGAAGAAGAACATATACAACATAAATAAAGCAGCGCCACCGCGCGGTGGACATCGGGAGGAAGACCACTCAAGGAGGTGACTGTGTGATATTGCGTCAGGCTTCCTTCACACAGTCTGTTCTGTCATGTGCCACCATATtgcatcacactcatgcatcacaaaggttTCCGTCACAAGGACAGTTTGCTCTTTAAtgtgtcacaaagaacaacttaGAACAGTATATTGGGCATGAAAACATAGCAATCAGTGTCAGTGTCAGGTCCTCAGAGATTCAGCATACGTTTGCATGCCAACTAGCCATTACCGCTTGACCTGATTGTCTTatttgcctgtcaacatcaataaaatcctgtgtctggGATATGCAACTGGTTCCTCCATCTCGTACATGAAACATTAGTcccgcccatttttggagttttgtgtaaaatgatttaattttttttcattctcttgtatttttccattgcaagcaaaataaatgtaattgcaatcattttctgggagaaattgagcattatctgacagaattgctggggtgccaatacttttggccagcagtgtagatgTTTCTCATTGGCATGAATGTACACGGGCGTCAATGACATCAATGTACATGACCGTCATTGGAGACTGGGTGAAGAATTttcaatttaggtcaaaaattgtgaaattttagtcgaaaatgtgagaaattgaaaatatttgaagtgtCAGGAGAATATGTTGAAGTTGAAGTCATTTGAGTGACATAAAAAGGATTAGGAAAGATTTAAGCTGAAATATTAAATGAGCCATTGGAAAAGAAAGGAAATTGGTGAAAATTGTAAGTTTGTGTTAGGTAAATCTTAACATTAATAAACACATGTGGAATGTGgcatgtatttttattatggTTTTGTagcattcatttaaaatgttgcatatatttttcataccattattattatttattacgtgTTATCTTCaaatattttgggatattttccGAAGAAGAAATATCAAAATATGTGCATATCAAAATATGAAGACATGTTGAAAGTCAAGACAACATTCATCTCTGTCATTTTATTTCAATAAACAGATGCCACACATGTCAATTTTTCATTGTTACAGGTTTGAAGGACAGACTGAAATCATCATGGTCTAAAATGAGGAAGGGAGGAAAATAGATTTAAACATAGAAGATCCACTGAAAtacaagtcaacaaaaacaaaacaaaaaaaatcaatgaaaatgGAAACAAGAACTGCAGAGCCTCATGTTCAGGATTCAGGACAGGACCATCATCTGGAACtctaaacagaaaaaacacatcatcaataggacatgtagcTGCCGAAAATAAAAtctgtatattttatttaacaaagtCGACAAAAATGTACCGCATATACAAATTTATCCAGCATCATGAATAATTGAAAAGCTTTATTTAAACTCGACTGCTCGGAGATAGCGACCGTCAGGAAAAAGCGCTCCCCCTCTGGCATCGAATGTTTGTTTGGCCGCATGAAATCCGACACTGACCCTCAGCTCCAATCTTGCCGTCGCTGTCGTCGTCCGCCGCCGAGATGAAGCTTTTGGTCTCCGCGTCGGTCAGCGCTCTCGCTCCGGGGACGAACCTCTGCAGGAAAAACCTGTGTAAACATGACACAGAATCATGAAGAGAGAGCACTTCATAACCAAAGGTGAATGATGTAACACAACTACCATAATAACACTTATACATTTATAATCTGTGTGGATTACAAATGGATGGATTTAATACTGTTGTGCGAGTTAGGAGGTAGTAGGCCTTAATCTCTCTGTCATGCATGCACATTGTCATATTGTGTAAGTGGGGCCATGTCACACTTGAGCTCCGACTCCTCCAGGTAGCCACTGTTGTCTTCGTCCAGGATCTGGAAGACATTTTTGACCTCCTGGGGCGTCTTGGATGAGAGGCCGCAAAGTCCGAAGAATTTCTTGTAGCAGAACGAGTCTGGAACTAAATAAATGGAACATTAGTTTAGTTAGAATTTGAATCATTTGAATTGGGCAGTCTTTGACCGTCTATCAGTCGctgatgctggtctttcaatgaggagaagctcaaagtgtgCCTTTAAGGGCTGctcagtagggaaagaaactagagtgccagaagtcaggtctccaaacacaagcagctacaaaaaAATACCAGAAATAGAGGCTCAAGTTTTCAATAttcgtttttaacaaagcaaatgTCGCTGGGATCATTATGAAAGTCTCctgttcaactcagaacaacggaatgaaaatcgaaaaatgTCCATAGAACCCCAGAGAAGCACAGCGTCCGATGGACGGGATATACCCAGCTTTTACCCAATGACTCGTCCCGTTTCGCTGTAGTGAAACAATgcactctcaactctggagacgAACCAGCGTCCACACTGTTTAAGGGACTGTGAAGCTGtgcaaatgaatgaaaagcaagttgCATCATAACTagtgataagaagctaattctgaacaaaagttgaatGCATTGCAacgcatatttagtcaatgacatgtgCACACTAGAGTAtacatttaatcatttattttttgacattttgggggaagtTTATCTTCCCTTGTagtcttagagcaatcgccACAGCTGTCTATGTGTGCTACTCCACCATTTGCCTGTAAATAGAGATAGCTTGATTCAGAGATCCACAgccaccggtaccggtccgtggcgcatttgcttccgggccgcacagaaatactaATTTGTTATGACCGAAATCTGACCTGTACCTCATGATATATGACTAATTGGAGTAGAAATTTGTGTACGTCACCCTCTAGTGGTCGGTCACCATTAGTCAGTGCAAACAGGAACGttagctgctgctggctgtaTGCTGTGGGCGGCACAGCTCAGCAATGGCGGACAGGGAACTTCTGGTTgttttgctcggattagtcaaaAGATATAACCATAAAACTGGATAGGAAGTCGTCATTGACATCCATTGGAATTTGACAtctatttttttcatatatacagtggggagaacaagtatttgatacactgctgattttgctggttttcctacTTGCaaggcatgtagaggtctgtaatttgtatcatgtaTTTgtatctcttcaactgtgaaggattgaatctaatacaaaaacccagaaaatcacgttgtatgattttttaaaataataaatactgtactcatccttcgttttcctccaaacacaacgagccgagtttagaccaaaaagttcaattttggtctcatccgaccaatgACCCTCTTCCATTGCTCCTcttgatcatccagatggtcagtggaaaacttcagacgtgtctggacatgcactggcttcagcaacgGGACCTTACGTGCGCTATGTTGTAATGTGTttctgatggttttcttcgagactgtggttccagctcttttcaggtcattgaccaagtcctgccgtgtagttctgggctgatccctcaccttccttatgatcagtgatgccccacgaggtgagatcttgcatggagccccagaacgaggcagattgaccgtcaacttgaacttcttccattttctaataatcgctccaacagttgttaccttctcaccaagctgcttgcctattttcctgtagcccatcccagccttgtgtagGTCtaatattttatccctgatgtccttacacagctctttggtcttggccattgtggagaggttggagtttgtttgtttgcgcatgtgaacaggtgtcttttatacaggtaacaagttcaaacaggtgcagttacttccggtaatgagtggagaacaggatgggttcttaaaaaagaactgagagccgaaatatttactagttggaaatgtatcaaatacttatttcatgcagttaaatataaatttattatttaaaaatgatacaatgtgattttctggatttttgtattagattccgtccctcacagttgaagagaacttatgatacaaattacagacctctacatggcttgcaagtgggaaaaccagcaaaatcggcagtgtatcaaatacttgttctccccactttaTGCGCGCTTGTCCTCAATAATGACATAGGTGCATTAGATTTGTTCCTGGAATATAATAAGCCCGCACattagcgaagatgactgaaaaacagatgtcTTTGGACATCTTTTTTACGGGAAAAAGTCCTGTTGAGCCAGAAGAGGCTAAACCCttttggagaagaactcattatgcttgcGATCAAGGATATTTGCAGTTAAGTTTTAGGAAAGGCCGCcgttaaaaaaaaggttgattcagccgTGTGGTGTCATTCTATATTTGccgtaattttctgccacactttACCGGTCCTTGAACAAAAGGCTaacatcacaccggtccgtgttgCAAAAAACGTTGGGACCAGTGGCTTAATTCATTTAAGGCGAgtccaagtactgtattttcccacgataaggcgcacctaaaagtctTTAATTGTCTCAAAACACGACAGTGCGCCTTGTAAACCGATGTGCTTTATATgtagatcaatattggttaatcatggcatgaaattccctttagcgcagcttcatctagtggatgcataatgaaaccccaaccactactatAGGGTGGGTCAGAACAACTTGCTGATTTAAATTTGGCGCCCTGAAGCGATGGTGGCTCTGAGGATGGTATGGATGGACGTATTTGAAAcggtggggcttaaagtttggttcttaacgtgcgttatttattttgtgtttatttttcaggaacctCAGTGAGCATCATAGAGTGGACGAAGCTGGAACGCGCTTTCGCTGTTGCGGCATTTTATTTCAAGCGGTCGCTCAATCGTTGCAACGCAACGAGCATTCCGTAGACATTTCAATATTGCCCCTCGTTCCACACCCATCTGGTTCAGTGTTGGCAGGAAACACTCATTGATCACGTTGACATAACAGTCAGATGTCACTGATACTGCCAGTtcgttttcttcaaaaaaccatGGGCCAATTATGCCAACTCGCGATAGTGCACACCCAACAGTTACACGTAGTGCGTGTCAGGACATTGATGAAGTTCTCTGGGGTTTTTAGGACTCCAATAGCGCatgttttacttatttttggatCCCGAAAGATGGAAGTGAACCTCAtcactgaagaaaataagtgtGTCGTCAGGCAAGCCCAAAAGCGCCTCACATGCATTTTCACGGCAATAAAATCACGAGTATTAAGTTCCTGCACCATAGGTAATTTGTAGGGATGAAATTTCAACTCTGCATGGAGGATTCATCTCACAGAATGAGCAGACAACCCAAGAGCAGATGCGTGTTTGTGGGCAGACCGTCGGGGAGATCTCAACACAGACTGTCTACCAACGTCAATGTTTTGGGGTGACCTTGCTGTTTGTGGGAGGCCATGTTGCTTTTTCCTTTAGGTCACCCGTTTCCGTGAAATTGTTTACCCATGAAACAATCGACTGCTGGCCAGGAACACGACGACGGGGGGCAATATTGAAGTGTCTACGGAATGCATGTTGCATTGCCACGATTCAGCGACcgcttgaaaaaaatgcatCAACAGCGAAAGCGCGTCCACTCCATTATACTCACTGGGGTTCCtgaaagttaaaaacaaaataacgcaCATTAAGAgccaaactttaagccccaccctctcaaataagtccatctCTACCATACTCAGAGCAACCATTGCTTCAGAGcaccaaatttaaataagcaaatTGCTCTGCCCCACCTTGCActactacagggtgacccaaaaaaaagtttacactcagttgactgcttgtttaaaagccattgaaacatatctaaataggttgtcatgcttaagtgattcattaaggtcactcaatgcagctggtaatctctcgtctctacaattcctgtgcttctgctgaaaatgaagaaatgaagaaaactttagctgtacctgaattgctgcgtgccggtctgacacctactgagattgcagcaaatctgagaatatccagatgtgcagtctacaaatttaaaaagaagtttaaagatactggaacagcctcacgaaaacctgggtctggaagtgccgatctgtgtggaccaaaaagttgattgacaaggtgatatgtggccaccccagagtccagatctcaatcccctggattatagcatatgggcaactgtggaggacagtgcctgtaagaagccacaaacttctgtggcagccttggagaggtccattgttagatcttgggaaaagatgacagcatcctacataaagaacacctgtcaagcgttccgcaggcgcctggaggctgttgtgacacttaagggaggacacattgaaaaatagagtgtactgtacatgttctttacaataatgtataatttgtgattaaattctaattctaagatgaataaacatggcatttaagttgtattatggcagtgtaaccttttttttgggtcaccctgtactgtGCCTTATGATGCGGTgcgccctatatatgaaaaacattttaaaattggccattCATtcagggtgcgccttatagtccgatgcgccttataataCGGCAAATACGTTATATGTATAGTATTGGCAGGTGTTGTGTTAATTAGCAAAAGAACAATAAGTCGAATAAAACACTAAAAGGCTGGCAGTCTGACTGTCTATGTGTTACTCCaccatttgtgttcaaatatcggTTGATTAATGAACTATAATAGGGCTATGAATTATTAATAGTAATTTACAAAAATGGTGTTATTAATTATTACTCAGTAGATTTAGTAAGTATTTACATTATTGATTGTTATTGcacttttatattttatttaacatatagaattaataaaatatgatttaaaaaacgGAAGTAATATAATTCATAGTATTTATATTAGTGCCTTATAAAGGCTTTACTCATTCACTTCTAATTacagttgggcatcgtttgaatttgaacggttccgattccacgtttcgattccggttccaaacgattctcgattcagattcctttaataggcagggtaaaaaaaaatcatatagttTATACTAATTTCTTCACTTCtcgattatttttcaaattatatgaactttcaatggcgtaccgcacacaggctatttttagaccgtgacatcgcatcgtaaagcggaagtaaagccgaagtgggacattatagacccgccctcgcatagacctaacgtaaaaagtgctacttttcgccggtaatctttcaaaaaccaacatgccgatcacgcattgcttttttggaacttgtagaaacgactctagacattacgaccatgaaggatgttttcttcatacgttcccggaaaccaaaaattcgggcggaaaaaatgtgaagaccgaatcaacttgcacggagtttaacaccagctcggcgaatccattcacgtttcatatgcagtaaacattatgttgggttggcatggtctttcagaggacaaagaggtaagccatttttatatttttaacttatttttttagcgtaacgttgtgccgtactgcttctgtctgacaatgaatgacctgaaaagaattataatggtatctgactgccactgttaccgtttctgttatatatatatatatatatatatatatatatatatatatatatatatatatatatatatatatataaactttagtaaggggggagtgtacataaattataggattaagatgtgttatcaatgaaaaaattaaaagtgttcgttggctgtcactgagtagcatttgcgatcgctacacaaagctaactaaattacccccaagaacggtaagagacgtaggacaaccagaggatatgtaagaaagacagggctgatggtaaaggatagcttgttgaaacgggagaatgtcattgtcagtcgcgtcgataaaaacgctaaagctatgcttaggtcggcacgtttttttttcgtctttttcagccttcgacactaaagccacctctttaactgaatatttttatgttcttccacatctatgccagtcaatttggcaccaggcacatcattttcggagagaattggtaggtttagcgctgtaaacgtctccttcgtacacgatttccattcatttcctattagcgaCAAACGATGGCTTGTCCTTGGTTAGCAACGGTAGCTAATgtaatgaatattaatgagcggaagtgacgtgttgcttgcggtacgccattaactttgctatgaatttctcacagggctatttttaacttgcatataaatatcagtctatgaacttgaatatgatgaagtgtctttccacaggagtgcacgttcacaaagatttttcgaaagctcacggagaaaacatttgcatgtattattttgcctatgttttagagtgtcttatgccacaggcatttattgtattgcattgtTTGCTTTAGGTGTTATTTCTACGAGTTAGTTAAGGGTTGACAGATGTCAGGTGGGGACATTTTGTCCCCGATCTAATTCTGTCCCTTGATCTTAAGTTGACTTCTTTTATAGTAAGTGGAGAAGTTTCTTTCTATACttattgttcatccgtccacaagatGTCAAGCTACAAGACTTTTCTTTGGTTCTGCTATGTGCTcttggcttcccctagtggtcacttactggaagcagcagACAAAAAGAAGGTGTACAGACGCTACTCTCCTCTGCACTACACATTGTTGGGAACCcttaaaacaaaatctgtacgtttaaaCATTTTAACAGAGGGTCTGATATCATTTTGGTGTGTTGATTCTGTTATCttgttgtcatttatgtgaagttaagcaacacgtttttgtgcttAGCTAAATTTGCCATTTCATATGATTTGCTCATAACAGAGCTAGTCTTCAAGTGGGTTCTTCTTCGCGGTgctcggcagctattttttccggtcggcggtcagggcatcgaaacttaGGATTGAAATAGAAAATTTGGAATAGTTCCGGGAAAACcggagtgttagtcccggatcccatTGATGCTCGATGCTCGGTGCCCAACCCTACTTCCAATTCAAGTATATGTGTAGAATTCTAAGAGTATGTGAAGAAAAGAACAATTACTGACAGGCTTTGACTGTCTTCACCATGTTACTCCaccatttgtgttcaaatatgggtctggtataaaaaaaagtgttttatggTGTTTCCCAGGAGTTCGAATTAAGATAACAGAAATTATTCTCTTTTTGACAAAGACTTTGAAGTAAACCATAATCGGGACTGTCATTAAACATCTTAAAgttgtgttttaaaaaataacagtgaaagaaaaaaaatctgattactCATAATTCGGGTCACTCTTAAATTGAAGAAGCACTGTGTATCAAAATAAAGATAAAGAAGGCAGATGAGGTGAGATTAAAAATGTATGCG from Corythoichthys intestinalis isolate RoL2023-P3 chromosome 21, ASM3026506v1, whole genome shotgun sequence includes:
- the pvalb9 gene encoding parvalbumin 9 isoform X1 codes for the protein MSLTKYALQCIQLLFRISFLSLVMMQLAFHSFAQLHSPLNSVDAGSSPELRVHCFTTAKRDESLVPDSFCYKKFFGLCGLSSKTPQEVKNVFQILDEDNSGYLEESELKFFLQRFVPGARALTDAETKSFISAADDDSDGKIGAEEFQMMVLS
- the pvalb9 gene encoding parvalbumin 9 isoform X2; amino-acid sequence: MSLTSILAAEDIENAVKDCQVPDSFCYKKFFGLCGLSSKTPQEVKNVFQILDEDNSGYLEESELKFFLQRFVPGARALTDAETKSFISAADDDSDGKIGAEEFQMMVLS